The DNA sequence TTCCAGTGGACTTTGTCTCgattgccgctgcacagcgcgtcTCGGTGTTGgtccatgcgcgcgcgtcaGACGATTCCAATTGGAAGATTCATGCGGCAGCCGATCCCGATATGTATGACGACATCCCCAAGACACTCAAGTTGAACACCACCAGCACACTTTCCTACGGCGATAATAAGCCGttcggccatggccgcgcgTTCCTGGACAACTTTCCGTTATTTGACGACACTGTGCTTGTTCCTTTGCGCCCGATCGCTCCATACCAAGTCGCCAAGCACAGCACTCGCCGTGTCGATATCGACTTTACCGCACACAAAAATGGCTTAACGTACGCCGGTTTTAACAACATCACGTTCCAGCAGCCGTTAGTGCCCTCTTTATTCACCATGAAGTCAATGGGTATGCAGGCAATGGACCCGCGCATGTTTGGTCCGAATGGCCATGCGGTTGTTGCCAAACACATGGAAACAGTGGAGCTCGTTCTGTACAATTGGGATGATGGGTCCCATCCTTTTCACATGCACGGCACACAGTTCCAAATCACGCACCGCTCCATGAATGTTTCCTCCCCCGACCCCAGCATTAATCCGCCCAGAAACGTTACCAAGGCGAATCCTGTCCGCCGCGACACTGTGCAGGTCCCCGCCCTGGGCAGTATCACAATTCGCTTTATCGCCGATAACCCGGGCGCTTGGTTCTTCCACTGCCACATCGACTGGCACTTGACGCAGGGACTGGCCATGCTTGTAATACAGGCGCCTGATATCGTACAAAATGAGTTCCAAATACCTGCGGCCCTTTACGAACAATGCAAGGCCCATGGACTGCCCTCCGAGGGAAATGCAGGCGGCAAATGGTCTGCAACGGACTTTGGTCATTTGCCGAGACCGCCTATGCTCAACCAGACCGTTTGGCATAATGGCATCGCCTACTaagtgcacgcgcacgccccATGCTTTTTTTTCTTTTCTCGTCGTAGACATTTTTTCACCTTACTCATTCATGCACGTTTAAGCACTTTAGCAATGGCTGTGTACTGACTCT is a window from the Malassezia vespertilionis chromosome 7, complete sequence genome containing:
- a CDS encoding uncharacterized protein (CAZy:AA1; SECRETED:SignalP(1-22); COG:Q; EggNog:ENOG503NVG2); this translates as MVCSRFAGFAMVALACIAAVCANHVHYNWTVQDIENVNPDGLHPRRAIGINGQWPPPPISVNSTDKLTVNVTNGLESRAHTTLHSHGIFFNRTNFFDGASMITQCPIPAGWSMKQDILNSDLSPNETYGQQWGTYWAHSHYRGQYVDGFRTPLVIHNADGEAYAYDDDYVVTLGDWYHQSHAHLNKTKFMVSTNPGGDEPVPKSHLMYFQHVPANGEAKNLDGFNENATLPFQPGKTYRLRIINMSALAMFHFWIEGHDMKIIEVDGVDVQAFPVDFVSIAAAQRVSVLVHARASDDSNWKIHAAADPDMYDDIPKTLKLNTTSTLSYGDNKPFGHGRAFLDNFPLFDDTVLVPLRPIAPYQVAKHSTRRVDIDFTAHKNGLTYAGFNNITFQQPLVPSLFTMKSMGMQAMDPRMFGPNGHAVVAKHMETVELVLYNWDDGSHPFHMHGTQFQITHRSMNVSSPDPSINPPRNVTKANPVRRDTVQVPALGSITIRFIADNPGAWFFHCHIDWHLTQGLAMLVIQAPDIVQNEFQIPAALYEQCKAHGLPSEGNAGGKWSATDFGHLPRPPMLNQTVWHNGIAY